In Populus nigra chromosome 1, ddPopNigr1.1, whole genome shotgun sequence, one genomic interval encodes:
- the LOC133691199 gene encoding protein PAM68, chloroplastic isoform X1, with the protein MAEIAAGVVRLSSSTSPFSWPYKLSSTSLFSKIDRICERASNSPSSLVPAKQTLRFPVPIPGFFQNQSRLSHPSSLYATLNSPRGFGQPPKRSKKTKKSKPGNDEDDEDDEEEEQEEPDAGVIPEVVTNRMMTRMGISVGAPLFVGVLFFPFFYYLKVGLKIDVPTWVPFIVSFIFFGSALLGVSYGIVSSSWDPKREGSFWGWNEAQKNWPVFWQSLRGRPGKQ; encoded by the exons ATGGCTGAAATAGCAGCTGGAGTAGTGAGACTATCATCCTCAACATCACCATTTTCTTGGCCTTACAAGCTCTCTTCAACATCTCTTTTTTCCAAG ATTGATCGTATTTGTGAACGAGCCTCAAACTCCCCTTCTTCGCTTGTTCCAGCCAAACAAACCTTGCGATTTCCAGTTCCCATACCAGGTTTTTTCCAAAATCAATCTCGCTTGTCACATCCCTCATCCCTATATGCAACCTTGAATAGCCCAAGAGGCTTTGGTCAACCTCCGAAGAGAAGCAAAAAGACCAAGAAATCAAAGCCAGGCAATGATGAAGATGACGAGGACGACGAGGAGGAGGAGCAAGAAGAACCAGATGCCGGGGTAATACCCGAAGTAGTGACTAACAGGATGATGACCAGGATGGGAATCTCGGTGGGGGCTCCCTTGTTTGTTGGAGTGTTGTTCTTCCCATTCTTCTACTATCTCAAAGTTGGTTTGAAGATTGATGTGCCTACATGGGTGCCTTTTATTGTGTCCTTCATCTTCTTCGGGTCTGCCTTACTAGGTGTGAGTTATGGCATTGTGTCCTCCAGTTGGGATCCAAAGAGAGAAGGATCATTTTGGGGTTGGAACGAGGCTCAGAAGAACTGGCCTGTTTTTTGGCAGTCTCTACGGGGGAGACCTGGCAAGCAGTAG
- the LOC133691199 gene encoding protein PAM68, chloroplastic isoform X2 produces the protein MAEIAAGVVRLSSSTSPFSWPYKLSSTSLFSKVITTKQTLRFPVPIPGFFQNQSRLSHPSSLYATLNSPRGFGQPPKRSKKTKKSKPGNDEDDEDDEEEEQEEPDAGVIPEVVTNRMMTRMGISVGAPLFVGVLFFPFFYYLKVGLKIDVPTWVPFIVSFIFFGSALLGVSYGIVSSSWDPKREGSFWGWNEAQKNWPVFWQSLRGRPGKQ, from the exons ATGGCTGAAATAGCAGCTGGAGTAGTGAGACTATCATCCTCAACATCACCATTTTCTTGGCCTTACAAGCTCTCTTCAACATCTCTTTTTTCCAAGGTAATAACTA CCAAACAAACCTTGCGATTTCCAGTTCCCATACCAGGTTTTTTCCAAAATCAATCTCGCTTGTCACATCCCTCATCCCTATATGCAACCTTGAATAGCCCAAGAGGCTTTGGTCAACCTCCGAAGAGAAGCAAAAAGACCAAGAAATCAAAGCCAGGCAATGATGAAGATGACGAGGACGACGAGGAGGAGGAGCAAGAAGAACCAGATGCCGGGGTAATACCCGAAGTAGTGACTAACAGGATGATGACCAGGATGGGAATCTCGGTGGGGGCTCCCTTGTTTGTTGGAGTGTTGTTCTTCCCATTCTTCTACTATCTCAAAGTTGGTTTGAAGATTGATGTGCCTACATGGGTGCCTTTTATTGTGTCCTTCATCTTCTTCGGGTCTGCCTTACTAGGTGTGAGTTATGGCATTGTGTCCTCCAGTTGGGATCCAAAGAGAGAAGGATCATTTTGGGGTTGGAACGAGGCTCAGAAGAACTGGCCTGTTTTTTGGCAGTCTCTACGGGGGAGACCTGGCAAGCAGTAG